From Watersipora subatra chromosome 2, tzWatSuba1.1, whole genome shotgun sequence, one genomic window encodes:
- the LOC137388556 gene encoding olfactory receptor 2T34-like, producing the protein MSNNSTAATFCLAEDQQASTVVSVTILNLISVLTNILHIVVLKISARTNKKTYFWILVHMSVIDIVYSCIAIVHVVQSLPNRLNSLGKMIIWHVADGMLVAAMYARYTWLTLACFDRYYAVCRPFSYDSSKILNNINKVSLLVWITDLTYGITTVIGLPSLTCILRGEILKNFAHIQTILALVASLGGPLSFLIASTILLVAAYRELRRMKQRRNLQEEDKELTNSFRFIAGTFILLYVSLAPSLVAIILQIFSFPSRKSAIYSTTKLSGLLQYIFGISNVVFYALTNPKYVDTVKNRLGLLCSSNRIHHEDGETSELR; encoded by the coding sequence ATGTCTAATAACAGTACGGCAGCGACCTTTTGTCTTGCAGAGGACCAGCAAGCCAGCACCGTTGTTTCTGTTACGATACTCAACCTGATTTCAGTACTCACTAATATTCTTCACATTGTGGTGTTGAAAATCTCAGCCAGAACAAATAAGAAAACCTACTTTTGGATACTGGTACATATGTCTGTAATAGACATTGTTTACAGTTGCATAGCAATTGTACACGTCGTTCAAAGCCTTCCAAATCGGTTAAACTCTCTTGGCAAGATGATTATTTGGCACGTGGCGGATGGAATGCTGGTTGCCGCTATGTATGCTCGATATACCTGGTTGACATTGGCATGCTTTGACAGGTACTATGCTGTATGCCGACCATTTAGCTATGACTCATCGAAAATACTGAACAATATTAATAAAGTGTCTTTGTTAGTTTGGATCACAGATTTGACCTATGGCATTACTACAGTTATAGGTCTTCCTTCTCTAACTTGCATTTTAAGAGGAGAAATTTTGAAGAATTTTGCGCATATTCAGACCATACTGGCTTTGGTTGCATCACTTGGAGGCCCACTGTCGTTTCTCATTGCTTCTACCATTTTATTGGTCGCTGCCTACCGAGAGCTGAGAAGAATGAAGCAAAGACGAAACCTACAGGAAGAAGATAAAGAACTTACTAACTCTTTTCGTTTCATTGCTGGTACCTTTATTTTGCTGTACGTTTCGCTAGCTCCATCGCTGGTTGCCATCATTTTGCAGATTTTTTCCTTTCCAAGTAGAAAGAGCGCTATTTATTCTACAACGAAACTGAGTGGTTTACTTCAGTATATTTTTGGTATAAGCAATGTGGTGTTCTATGCATTGACTAACCCGAAGTATGTTGACACCGTAAAGAACCGACTTGGTCTCCTCTGCAGTTCTAACAGGATTCACCATGAAGACGGTGAAACATCAGAGTTACGATGA